The Catenulispora sp. MAP5-51 genome has a window encoding:
- a CDS encoding SpoIIE family protein phosphatase — MRLRLALLNRASEEIGTTLDLVRTAEELVAIAIPDFADTTWVLLQERVATHHEIPAPFKDGGARVRRLALGVSEKDPLPVEFWLSTLPIGETAVCPPASPFARCMAERRSLFFPVVPDDLAGRTAEEFGRPDFYRAMAGRSLLLSPLMARGRVLGLLAFNRDPAERAEFCGRDVELADNLARRTALCIDNARLYNLEKSQALTLQSSLLPKRVQPPPGMEVAHRYVPGSDVAEVGGDWFDVIPLTGGRVALVVGDVMGHGMQAATVMGQLRTAVRTLARLDLPVTELMGHLDALLPDMADSYLFATCIIAVHDPEARTCEIVRAGHVPPVIVHPDPSVKPRVEDVPANRPLGLGFVSDPFESWTLDLPEGSLLVLCTDGLVESKNRDIGDGLHLLLENLGDPEAGLEEICDTLTRTLVLEGDRDDLALLVARIGRAPSRSASWELPAESYAVREARHFVRQQAGSWGLPEDTVDTAELLVSELATNAVRHAAGPGPIEIRLSYDERLTCEVADQVGAEPRPAALPDELEESGRGLFLVSELSADWGSRRTSTGKVVWFALEGLGVAA, encoded by the coding sequence GTGCGCCTGCGACTGGCGCTGCTGAACCGGGCCAGCGAGGAGATCGGCACGACGCTGGATTTAGTGCGCACCGCCGAGGAACTGGTCGCGATCGCCATCCCGGACTTCGCCGACACCACGTGGGTGCTGCTGCAGGAGCGGGTCGCCACCCACCACGAAATCCCGGCGCCGTTCAAGGACGGCGGGGCCCGGGTGCGCCGGCTGGCCCTGGGCGTGTCGGAGAAGGACCCGCTGCCGGTGGAGTTCTGGCTGTCCACGCTGCCGATCGGGGAGACCGCGGTGTGCCCGCCGGCCTCGCCGTTCGCCCGCTGCATGGCCGAGCGGCGCTCGCTGTTCTTCCCGGTGGTCCCCGACGACCTGGCCGGGCGTACCGCCGAGGAGTTCGGCCGGCCGGACTTCTACCGGGCCATGGCCGGGCGCTCGCTGCTTCTCAGCCCCCTGATGGCACGCGGCCGGGTGCTGGGGCTGCTGGCGTTCAACCGCGACCCGGCCGAGCGCGCCGAGTTCTGCGGCCGGGACGTGGAGCTGGCGGACAACCTGGCGCGGCGCACGGCGCTGTGCATCGACAACGCGCGGCTGTACAACCTGGAGAAGTCGCAGGCGCTGACACTCCAGAGCTCGCTGCTGCCCAAGCGCGTGCAGCCGCCGCCGGGCATGGAGGTGGCGCACCGCTACGTCCCCGGCAGCGACGTCGCGGAGGTCGGCGGCGACTGGTTCGACGTGATCCCGCTGACCGGCGGCCGGGTGGCGCTGGTGGTCGGGGACGTGATGGGGCACGGGATGCAGGCGGCCACGGTGATGGGGCAGCTGCGCACCGCGGTCCGGACGCTGGCCCGCCTGGACCTGCCGGTCACCGAGCTGATGGGGCACCTGGACGCCCTGCTGCCGGACATGGCGGACAGCTACCTGTTCGCCACGTGCATCATCGCGGTGCACGACCCGGAGGCCCGCACCTGCGAGATCGTCCGGGCCGGCCACGTGCCGCCGGTGATCGTGCACCCGGACCCGTCGGTGAAGCCGCGGGTGGAGGACGTCCCGGCGAACCGGCCGCTGGGGCTGGGATTCGTGTCGGACCCCTTCGAGTCCTGGACCCTGGACCTGCCCGAGGGTTCCCTGCTGGTGCTGTGCACGGACGGACTGGTCGAGTCGAAGAACCGCGACATCGGAGACGGATTACATCTGTTGCTGGAGAACCTGGGCGATCCCGAGGCGGGTCTGGAAGAGATCTGCGACACCCTGACCCGCACCCTGGTGCTGGAAGGCGACCGCGACGACCTGGCGCTCCTGGTGGCGCGCATCGGGAGGGCCCCCTCGCGCTCGGCGTCGTGGGAGCTGCCGGCGGAGTCGTACGCGGTCCGCGAGGCCCGGCACTTCGTTCGGCAACAGGCGGGCTCCTGGGGCCTGCCGGAGGACACCGTGGACACGGCGGAGCTGCTGGTCAGCGAGCTGGCGACGAACGCGGTGCGGCACGCGGCGGGGCCGGGGCCGATCGAGATCCGGCTGTCGTACGACGAGCGGCTGACGTGCGAGGTCGCCGACCAGGTCGGGGCCGAGCCGCGGCCGGCGGCGCTGCCGGACGAGCTGGAGGAGAGCGGGCGGGGGTTGTTCTTGGTGAGCGAGCTGTCGGCGGATTGGGGGTCGCGGCGGACTTCTACGGGGAAGGTTGTGTGGTTCGCATTGGAGGGGTTGGGGGTGGCGGCTTAG
- a CDS encoding DMT family transporter produces MTTEAPTSDTALSASPPAAELSSLPRRSGLLATAGLLATTAVWGSTFLVVKNAIASVPVPDFLGLRFAVACAAMLAVRPRALAGLGRAGWRHGVLLGLVLAAGYVAQTFGLQTASASVSGFITGLFVVFTPLIGAVVLRRRVPAAVWVAVVLATVGLGLISLHGLSMGRGEMLTVVGAFFFAVHIVGLGEWSHRHEAYALAVVQIGTVAAVSLLLALVGHGSHPGITLPPDAAGWASIAVTALLGTAAGFFLQTWSQARMPATRAAVVLTMEPVFAGVVGVLAGETLAVRGWIGAAMVLAAMYAVELGPRWGRGKKAEGQSEGAVQVPGPSPELAAALEP; encoded by the coding sequence GTGACCACCGAAGCCCCCACCTCCGATACGGCGCTCAGCGCGTCCCCGCCGGCTGCGGAGCTGTCCTCGCTGCCGCGCCGATCGGGGTTGCTGGCCACGGCCGGGCTGCTGGCCACGACGGCGGTGTGGGGCTCGACGTTCCTGGTGGTGAAGAACGCGATCGCCTCGGTGCCGGTGCCGGACTTCCTCGGGTTGCGGTTCGCGGTGGCGTGCGCGGCGATGCTCGCGGTGCGGCCGCGGGCGCTGGCGGGGCTGGGGCGCGCCGGGTGGCGGCACGGGGTGCTGCTCGGCCTGGTGCTGGCGGCCGGGTACGTGGCACAGACGTTCGGGCTCCAGACCGCCTCGGCGTCGGTGTCGGGGTTCATCACCGGGCTGTTCGTGGTGTTCACGCCGCTGATCGGTGCGGTGGTGCTGCGGCGCCGGGTGCCGGCGGCGGTGTGGGTGGCGGTGGTGCTGGCCACGGTCGGGCTCGGGCTGATCTCGCTGCACGGGCTGTCGATGGGGCGCGGGGAGATGCTGACGGTCGTCGGCGCGTTCTTCTTCGCGGTGCACATCGTGGGCCTGGGCGAGTGGTCGCACCGGCATGAGGCGTACGCGCTGGCGGTGGTGCAGATCGGGACGGTCGCGGCGGTCTCGCTGCTGCTGGCGCTGGTCGGACACGGGAGCCACCCGGGCATCACGCTGCCGCCGGACGCCGCGGGCTGGGCCTCGATCGCGGTGACGGCGCTGCTGGGGACGGCGGCGGGGTTCTTCCTGCAGACCTGGTCGCAGGCCCGGATGCCGGCCACGCGCGCCGCGGTGGTGCTGACGATGGAGCCGGTCTTCGCCGGCGTGGTCGGGGTGCTGGCCGGGGAGACGCTGGCGGTGCGCGGCTGGATCGGGGCGGCGATGGTGCTCGCGGCGATGTACGCGGTGGAGTTGGGGCCGCGATGGGGGCGGGGGAAGAAGGCGGAGGGGCAGTCGGAGGGCGCGGTCCAGGTGCCAGGTCCTTCGCCGGAATTGGCGGCTGCGCTCGAACCCTGA
- a CDS encoding YbjN domain-containing protein yields MTIDPGAIPNFGPQQPPQGPPPIIKPDANLIGDLFEQVGIKYGTDDEGDIVASWPGFRVYAMFRGDAKELFAVRAFYERAYPLEEKQELLDVIDEWNRDSLWPKVYTHTNEEGVLRLVGEAQMVVPQGVNVDYFVSSVMNWVQASIGFHGWLAERLGLEVEVDSVGQGGQDEDADGADNDIKADTDKKPDTGENSASDESED; encoded by the coding sequence ATGACCATCGACCCGGGAGCCATCCCGAACTTCGGCCCGCAGCAGCCGCCGCAGGGCCCGCCGCCGATCATCAAGCCGGACGCGAACCTGATCGGCGACCTGTTCGAGCAGGTCGGGATCAAGTACGGCACCGATGACGAGGGCGACATCGTCGCCTCGTGGCCGGGCTTCCGCGTCTACGCGATGTTCCGCGGCGACGCCAAGGAGCTGTTCGCGGTCCGCGCCTTCTACGAGCGCGCGTACCCGCTGGAGGAGAAGCAGGAACTGCTCGACGTCATCGACGAGTGGAACCGCGACTCGCTGTGGCCGAAGGTGTACACGCACACCAACGAGGAGGGTGTGCTGCGCCTGGTCGGTGAGGCGCAGATGGTCGTTCCGCAGGGCGTGAACGTCGACTACTTCGTCTCCAGCGTCATGAACTGGGTGCAGGCCTCGATCGGCTTCCACGGCTGGCTCGCCGAGCGCCTGGGCCTGGAGGTCGAGGTCGACTCGGTCGGCCAGGGCGGCCAGGACGAGGACGCCGACGGTGCCGACAACGACATCAAGGCCGACACCGACAAGAAGCCCGACACCGGCGAGAACAGCGCCTCGGACGAGTCCGAGGACTGA
- a CDS encoding MarR family winged helix-turn-helix transcriptional regulator encodes MPTQETPATPHTPEPPESSGPPEQSAPSAPSDATAQQLTDVVTRLRRALRTSIRTEYPWEALPMAQIELMQALSDRSPARVGDLAARQRLSTSTVSGLIGQLMTAGLVVRGTHADDRRVAVVELTEAGRRQLADWQFAHQRRIGAALERLEVPEQEVVAAALPALAKLVEYLFAGSGLGAEGGEEG; translated from the coding sequence ATGCCTACGCAGGAGACCCCCGCGACGCCCCACACACCCGAGCCGCCCGAGTCCTCAGGGCCGCCCGAGCAGTCCGCGCCGTCCGCGCCCTCCGACGCGACCGCCCAGCAGCTCACCGACGTGGTGACCCGGCTGCGGCGCGCGCTGCGCACGTCGATCCGCACGGAGTACCCGTGGGAGGCGCTGCCGATGGCGCAGATCGAGCTGATGCAGGCGCTCAGCGACCGCTCCCCGGCGCGCGTGGGCGACCTGGCCGCGCGCCAGCGCCTGTCCACCTCCACGGTCAGCGGCCTGATCGGCCAGCTGATGACCGCCGGCCTGGTGGTGCGCGGGACCCACGCCGACGACCGCCGCGTGGCGGTGGTGGAGCTGACCGAGGCCGGCCGCCGCCAGCTCGCCGACTGGCAGTTCGCGCACCAGCGGCGCATCGGCGCCGCCCTGGAGCGGCTGGAGGTGCCGGAGCAGGAGGTGGTCGCCGCGGCGCTGCCGGCGCTGGCCAAGCTGGTGGAGTACCTGTTCGCGGGGTCGGGGCTGGGCGCCGAGGGCGGCGAGGAAGGCTAG
- a CDS encoding MFS transporter — protein sequence MNVLLRERPRPDRIRNHPSAWRLAVLTVCFGAFMGQLDASITTLAYPALRTEFSASLAAVSWVSLSYLLTLTLLLVPTGRLSDALGRKLFYVYGFAVFTAASAACALAPSLDTLIVFRVVQALGAAMLQANSIALISNAAPREKLRQALGIQAAAQALGLGLGPAVGGLLVDTLGWRWVFGVNVPVGVVALVGGVFLLPRTRERTPGLRPDLAPLKQHDVRWGLLGAAGGYLVLFGPLVLVPVIMAARGASALSSGLVLTTLPVGFAVGASFVKCRAGVGLGLAVAALAGLLVLPFEPLVLVPLLGVLGLGLGAYAPANNAQVMAAVPQKSSGVVSGLLNTARSLGTSGGVYMVTSAIALANHSSGRGARYAFAGLLLVCLLTLFVAVRQIHPGTHPVADELVDELPTPLGPQVGPLVRGDDQQRVAHLGQLPRQQWKPGGVGQVEREAAHSQ from the coding sequence GTGAACGTCCTCCTTCGTGAGCGACCCCGCCCGGACCGCATACGCAACCACCCCTCGGCCTGGCGCCTGGCCGTCCTGACAGTCTGCTTCGGCGCCTTCATGGGCCAGCTCGACGCCTCGATCACCACCCTGGCCTACCCGGCGCTGCGCACCGAGTTCAGCGCCTCCCTGGCCGCGGTCTCCTGGGTCTCCCTGTCGTACCTGCTGACGCTCACCCTCCTGCTGGTCCCGACCGGCCGCCTGTCGGACGCCCTGGGCCGCAAGCTCTTCTACGTCTACGGCTTCGCCGTCTTCACCGCCGCCTCCGCGGCCTGCGCCCTGGCCCCCAGCCTGGACACCCTGATCGTCTTCCGCGTGGTCCAGGCCCTGGGCGCGGCGATGCTCCAGGCCAACAGCATCGCGCTGATCTCCAACGCGGCCCCGCGCGAGAAGCTGCGCCAGGCCCTGGGGATCCAGGCCGCGGCGCAGGCGCTGGGCCTGGGCCTGGGTCCGGCGGTCGGCGGCCTGCTGGTGGACACCCTGGGCTGGCGCTGGGTGTTCGGGGTGAACGTCCCGGTCGGGGTGGTGGCGCTGGTCGGCGGCGTGTTCCTGCTCCCGCGCACCCGCGAGCGCACCCCGGGGCTGCGGCCGGACCTGGCGCCCTTGAAGCAGCACGACGTGCGCTGGGGCCTGCTCGGCGCGGCCGGCGGCTACCTGGTCCTGTTCGGGCCGCTGGTGCTGGTGCCGGTGATCATGGCCGCGCGCGGCGCCAGCGCGCTGTCCTCCGGGCTGGTGCTGACCACGCTGCCGGTCGGCTTCGCGGTCGGCGCGTCGTTCGTGAAGTGCCGGGCCGGGGTCGGGCTCGGTCTGGCGGTCGCCGCGCTGGCCGGGCTGCTGGTGCTGCCGTTCGAACCGCTGGTGCTGGTCCCCCTGCTGGGTGTTCTGGGCCTGGGCCTGGGCGCCTACGCGCCGGCGAACAACGCGCAGGTGATGGCGGCGGTCCCGCAGAAGTCGTCCGGGGTCGTCAGCGGGTTGTTGAACACCGCGCGCAGTCTCGGGACATCCGGTGGCGTGTACATGGTGACGTCCGCTATTGCGCTGGCCAACCACAGCAGCGGACGCGGGGCGCGCTATGCGTTCGCGGGCCTATTGCTCGTCTGCCTGCTGACCCTGTTCGTGGCGGTCCGCCAGATACACCCGGGCACGCACCCGGTCGCGGACGAACTCGTCGACGAGCTGCCAACCCCACTCGGGCCGCAGGTCGGGCCGCTTGTGCGGGGTGACGATCAGCAGCGCGTCGCACACCTGGGCCAGCTGCCACGCCAGCAGTGGAAGCCGGGAGGCGTCGGCCAGGTGGAGCGCGAAGCTGCACACAGTCAGTGA
- a CDS encoding DUF4365 domain-containing protein: MTGTIDQGFQADENKTGGAGRPLTLGDSGHQGDFGETFIRALAAAANLDALRSDRDRVGVDWTLRYPAANGRRGFPLIDAQVKSWSDPRGNDVAWRYPLEVKNFNWLAGRDYLVPRFLFLVVVPKDSTTWTDITADRLILRHAAYWACFHDALPLPGRNRSSTYTVRVPRENLLSIRALHGLFGDEFREMLTS, encoded by the coding sequence ATGACGGGGACGATCGATCAAGGGTTCCAGGCTGACGAGAACAAGACCGGGGGTGCCGGACGCCCCCTGACCCTCGGCGATTCCGGACACCAGGGCGACTTCGGTGAGACCTTCATCAGAGCCCTGGCCGCCGCGGCCAATCTCGACGCCCTGCGCTCCGACCGAGACCGGGTCGGAGTGGACTGGACGCTGCGCTACCCGGCGGCGAACGGCCGCCGCGGGTTCCCGCTCATAGACGCTCAGGTGAAGTCCTGGTCCGACCCGCGCGGAAACGACGTCGCCTGGCGGTACCCGCTGGAGGTGAAGAACTTCAACTGGCTCGCCGGGCGCGACTACCTGGTGCCCCGGTTCCTGTTCCTGGTCGTCGTCCCGAAGGACTCCACGACCTGGACGGACATCACCGCGGACCGGCTAATCCTCAGGCATGCCGCGTATTGGGCGTGTTTCCACGACGCGCTCCCGTTGCCGGGAAGAAACCGGTCAAGTACGTATACAGTGCGCGTCCCTCGTGAGAATCTGCTTAGTATCAGGGCCCTCCACGGGCTGTTCGGCGATGAGTTCCGGGAGATGCTCACGTCATGA
- a CDS encoding phosphodiester glycosidase family protein — protein sequence MFGKRLGIVSASLAVVAAVAGCSSSEGSGSVTGTAPAGKKFGTAAPTSGTSSASSNASGSSSGTAPSGAASSAATPPAAKPPAHVPVAPGSSSSGPSTQVPGYVAADLVGGLLTWRPGAAGVELTGDDSAFAARFDPSAVRFVLHAGTQVPGGAGWPGGNTADTSGLLAGWNGGFLMANNASWGGFYLGGRTTYGPLRTGTASEVFYKDGSMDVLAWPGGLPSTDVAGVRQNLALLINDGKLATDLNGGTDADEHTWGFTNNSADVHGNRSGIGVTADGKMVYAAVHGASPLQLAQYLQRAGAVRAMELDINFTRPIFGTYAGGHWTKPAPWLGPAERFTSGNERDFVVVYAR from the coding sequence ATGTTCGGGAAACGCCTCGGTATCGTCTCCGCGAGCCTCGCGGTGGTGGCCGCGGTCGCCGGGTGTTCGTCGTCGGAGGGTTCGGGTTCTGTCACCGGAACGGCTCCGGCGGGCAAGAAGTTCGGTACCGCAGCGCCGACGTCGGGGACGTCGAGCGCTTCTTCAAACGCTTCGGGCTCTTCTTCAGGCACAGCTCCTTCGGGTGCTGCTTCCTCGGCCGCGACGCCGCCGGCGGCCAAGCCCCCGGCGCACGTGCCGGTCGCGCCGGGTTCGTCCAGCTCGGGGCCGTCCACGCAGGTGCCCGGATACGTCGCAGCCGATCTGGTCGGCGGTCTGCTCACCTGGCGGCCGGGCGCCGCGGGCGTGGAGCTGACCGGGGACGACTCCGCCTTCGCGGCGCGCTTCGACCCCTCAGCGGTGCGCTTCGTCCTGCACGCCGGCACGCAGGTCCCCGGCGGGGCCGGCTGGCCGGGCGGCAACACCGCGGACACGAGCGGGCTGCTCGCCGGGTGGAACGGGGGGTTCCTCATGGCCAACAACGCTTCCTGGGGTGGGTTCTACCTCGGCGGGAGGACGACGTACGGACCGCTGCGGACCGGAACCGCCTCCGAGGTCTTCTACAAGGACGGGTCCATGGACGTCCTGGCCTGGCCCGGCGGACTGCCCAGCACCGACGTCGCCGGCGTCCGGCAGAACCTGGCCCTGCTGATCAACGACGGCAAGCTCGCGACGGACCTCAACGGCGGGACGGACGCGGACGAGCACACCTGGGGCTTCACCAACAACTCGGCGGACGTGCACGGCAACCGGTCGGGGATCGGGGTGACGGCGGACGGGAAGATGGTCTACGCGGCGGTGCACGGGGCGTCCCCCCTGCAACTCGCGCAATACCTCCAGCGGGCCGGCGCGGTGCGCGCCATGGAGTTGGACATCAACTTCACGCGACCGATCTTCGGGACGTACGCGGGGGGACACTGGACCAAACCGGCCCCGTGGCTCGGGCCGGCCGAACGCTTCACGTCCGGGAACGAGCGGGATTTCGTTGTGGTCTATGCGCGCTGA
- a CDS encoding winged helix DNA-binding domain-containing protein has product MRSLNADEVRWLRVRAQGLAGDADAASRTVSDAVRAAAAVQAQAAGPARLQIWSRTQGLRAADVDAAVAEAAVVRTWLMRGTIHLVAAEDLRAFLAVLGPVNLRADRRRREQLALTEQLCARAMEALPKILAGGRALTRAEIVAELAGHGVVIDLKSQQPPHLLAFAANSGLICRGPDAARDEPTYVLLDEWLPSATAALPAPPEPPERETALTRLATRYFAAYGPATPADFATWSGLSAADATTGVDLVRDSLEEVGHDAHRLLVPRGVEPAPPQRPYRLLARFDPYLLGHRSRELILDPAFAKRVNAGGGMIAQTMLDAGRIVGTWKAGLLEPFQDLPAGAAQAWQAELAAAAAF; this is encoded by the coding sequence ATGCGGAGCTTGAATGCGGACGAGGTGCGTTGGCTGCGGGTGCGCGCGCAGGGCTTGGCGGGGGATGCCGATGCTGCGAGCCGCACTGTGTCCGATGCGGTCCGCGCCGCCGCAGCCGTCCAGGCCCAGGCGGCGGGCCCGGCCCGGCTCCAGATCTGGTCGCGCACGCAGGGCCTGCGCGCCGCCGACGTCGACGCGGCCGTCGCCGAGGCCGCGGTCGTCCGCACCTGGCTGATGCGCGGCACGATCCACCTGGTCGCCGCCGAGGATCTCCGGGCGTTCCTGGCGGTGCTCGGGCCGGTGAACCTGCGCGCGGACCGGCGCAGGCGCGAGCAGCTCGCCCTCACCGAGCAGCTGTGCGCCCGGGCGATGGAAGCCCTGCCGAAGATCCTCGCCGGCGGCAGGGCCCTGACGCGCGCCGAGATCGTCGCCGAGCTGGCCGGCCACGGCGTCGTCATCGACCTCAAGAGCCAGCAGCCGCCGCACCTGCTAGCCTTCGCCGCGAACAGCGGCCTGATCTGCCGCGGACCCGACGCCGCCCGGGACGAGCCCACCTACGTGCTGCTCGATGAGTGGCTGCCGTCCGCCACCGCCGCGCTACCTGCGCCACCCGAGCCGCCCGAGCGCGAAACCGCCCTGACCCGCCTGGCCACCCGCTACTTCGCCGCCTACGGCCCCGCGACCCCCGCCGACTTCGCCACCTGGTCCGGCCTGTCCGCCGCCGATGCCACCACCGGCGTCGACCTCGTCCGGGACTCCCTCGAAGAGGTCGGCCACGACGCACACCGCCTGCTCGTGCCGCGCGGCGTCGAACCCGCGCCGCCGCAGCGTCCGTACCGTCTGCTGGCCCGCTTCGACCCCTACCTGCTGGGCCACCGCTCGCGCGAGCTGATCCTGGATCCGGCCTTCGCCAAGCGCGTCAACGCCGGGGGCGGCATGATCGCCCAGACCATGCTCGACGCCGGCCGGATCGTCGGGACCTGGAAAGCCGGGTTGCTGGAGCCGTTCCAGGACCTGCCGGCCGGCGCCGCGCAAGCCTGGCAGGCCGAACTGGCCGCCGCCGCAGCGTTCTGA
- a CDS encoding DNA alkylation repair protein, producing MTDATTTPIPALVSGFDRDLDGLGTAARATYDQQYHKSEFAHMGVPVPDLRKLVKGMYKEIGGRRATHGDATGLAAALWDTDIYERRLAAVFVLAQGVRLLTPADLQDVTLMLRDAPMWSLVDPLSGDVAGKVVLRDREGTSRVLDLWADDGDFWLRRASLLALIPAIREGKPDLVRFTRYADPMVDEREFFIRKAIGWVLREIAHKDPTWVAAWVTARLDRLSGVTFREAVRRLPEDASARLTAEYKAAGGGRGSRTAGPRVAA from the coding sequence GTGACAGATGCGACGACCACCCCGATCCCCGCCCTCGTGTCCGGGTTCGACCGCGACCTGGACGGCCTGGGCACCGCGGCCCGAGCGACCTACGACCAGCAGTACCACAAGAGCGAGTTCGCGCACATGGGCGTCCCGGTCCCGGACCTGCGCAAGCTGGTCAAGGGCATGTACAAGGAGATCGGCGGCCGGCGCGCGACCCACGGCGACGCCACCGGCCTGGCCGCGGCCCTGTGGGACACCGACATCTACGAGCGCCGCCTCGCGGCGGTCTTCGTCCTGGCCCAGGGCGTCCGCCTGCTGACCCCGGCGGACCTGCAGGACGTGACCCTGATGCTCCGCGACGCGCCGATGTGGTCCCTGGTGGACCCGCTCTCCGGCGACGTCGCGGGCAAGGTCGTCCTGCGCGACCGCGAGGGCACCTCCCGCGTCCTGGACCTGTGGGCCGACGACGGCGACTTCTGGCTGCGCCGCGCGTCCCTGCTGGCCCTGATCCCGGCGATCCGCGAGGGCAAGCCGGACCTGGTCCGCTTCACCCGCTACGCCGACCCCATGGTCGACGAACGCGAGTTCTTCATCCGCAAGGCGATCGGCTGGGTCCTGCGCGAGATCGCGCACAAGGACCCGACCTGGGTCGCGGCCTGGGTCACCGCCCGCCTGGACCGCCTGTCGGGCGTGACCTTCCGCGAGGCGGTCCGCCGCCTGCCGGAGGACGCCTCGGCCCGGCTGACCGCGGAGTACAAGGCAGCCGGCGGCGGCCGGGGGAGCAGGACGGCCGGGCCGCGGGTGGCGGCTTGA
- a CDS encoding MarR family winged helix-turn-helix transcriptional regulator — MDDTIMGVDQNAAAVGELFETVTVLMMRHVPAPDGLSLTAAATLGSLQRRGPQRITALAAAQGVTQPSMTQLLRRLEDAGLVARVDDPTDGRVVLVELTAAGEQTLRTRWATRLEHLDKVLQTLTDEERATLQRAAEEALPVAQKLVHSLAARY; from the coding sequence ATGGACGATACAATCATGGGCGTGGACCAGAACGCGGCCGCGGTGGGCGAACTGTTCGAGACCGTCACGGTGCTGATGATGCGGCACGTGCCGGCCCCCGACGGGCTCAGCCTCACCGCCGCCGCCACTCTCGGCTCCCTGCAGCGGCGCGGGCCGCAGCGCATCACCGCACTGGCCGCCGCCCAAGGCGTGACCCAGCCGTCGATGACGCAGCTGCTGCGCCGCCTGGAGGACGCCGGCCTGGTGGCCCGGGTCGACGACCCCACCGACGGCCGCGTGGTGCTCGTGGAGCTCACCGCCGCCGGGGAACAGACGCTGCGCACCCGGTGGGCCACGCGTCTGGAACACCTGGACAAAGTGCTCCAGACGCTGACCGACGAGGAGCGGGCGACGCTGCAACGCGCCGCCGAGGAAGCCCTTCCGGTGGCGCAGAAGCTGGTCCACAGCCTCGCCGCACGCTACTGA
- a CDS encoding acetamidase/formamidase family protein has translation MANSLPVLTFNPSASDYVWTFGGAPPLARVKPGDTLELFTEDCFAGRVRSEKDLVTEVCEFPFLNPQTGPFYVEGAEPGDTLAIHFVSIEPARDWAASTTVPLFGALTSTHTTATLQPPLPERVWIWQLDRARRTCLFRAHDSDIEVELPMDPMHGTVGVAPANLEVRSALVPDAHGGNMDTPEMRAGVTCYLGVNVEGALFSLGDGHARQGEGETCGVAVETAMNSVVTIELVKGAPTPWPRLESDTHIMTAGSARPLEDAFRIAQLDLVRWVARDYGLSELDAYQLVTQGVESPLANVCDTNYTSVAKMRKAFLPSGTSAYGVHETLRQRAAAYLAG, from the coding sequence ATGGCGAACTCGCTCCCGGTCCTGACCTTCAATCCCTCCGCAAGCGACTACGTCTGGACCTTCGGCGGCGCGCCGCCGTTGGCCCGCGTGAAGCCCGGCGACACCCTGGAGCTGTTCACCGAGGACTGCTTCGCCGGCCGGGTCCGCTCCGAGAAGGACCTGGTCACCGAGGTCTGCGAGTTCCCGTTCCTCAACCCGCAGACCGGCCCGTTCTACGTCGAGGGCGCCGAGCCCGGGGACACGCTCGCGATCCACTTCGTGTCCATCGAGCCGGCCCGGGACTGGGCCGCCTCCACCACCGTGCCCCTGTTCGGCGCCCTGACCTCCACCCACACCACCGCCACGCTCCAGCCGCCGCTGCCGGAGCGGGTCTGGATCTGGCAGCTGGACCGCGCGCGCCGCACCTGTCTGTTCCGCGCGCACGACAGCGACATCGAGGTCGAGCTCCCGATGGACCCGATGCACGGCACCGTCGGCGTGGCCCCGGCCAACCTGGAGGTCCGCTCGGCCCTGGTCCCCGACGCCCACGGCGGCAACATGGACACCCCCGAGATGCGCGCCGGGGTCACGTGCTATCTCGGGGTGAACGTCGAGGGCGCGCTGTTCAGCCTGGGCGACGGCCACGCGCGCCAGGGCGAGGGCGAGACCTGCGGGGTGGCGGTGGAGACGGCGATGAACTCGGTGGTCACCATCGAGCTGGTCAAGGGCGCCCCCACCCCCTGGCCCCGGCTGGAGTCCGACACCCACATCATGACCGCGGGCTCGGCCCGTCCGCTGGAGGACGCGTTCCGCATCGCGCAGCTGGACCTGGTGCGGTGGGTCGCGCGCGACTACGGCCTGAGCGAGCTGGACGCCTACCAGCTGGTGACGCAGGGGGTGGAGTCGCCGCTGGCCAACGTCTGCGACACGAACTACACGTCGGTGGCCAAGATGCGCAAGGCGTTCCTGCCCTCGGGCACCTCGGCCTACGGCGTGCACGAGACGCTGCGGCAGCGGGCGGCGGCCTACCTGGCGGGCTGA